The DNA segment TTTCCTGTGATGAAAGTTCAAGTTTTTGCTCTATCTCACGCGAATTGCAAGAACCTTTTTCTAACAGTTGTAATACTGATTGTGCTAGATCAATAATATTTCTCGACTTTTTATTTTTAGTTATACAATAAGAACAAATACCACAATCTTTACTTTTTTCCTCGTCAAAATAATCGAGTAGTAAACGACTCTTACACCTATTAGTATTTGTTGCATAATGCACTATTGTCTCAAATTGCTGTAATTTTATTTTGTTTTGTTGTTCTAAAAAAACCGCAACACGATTAATAGTCAAATCATCTTCTCTAATCTCATTAAAAGTAAGACTACTATCAGCTCCTTTACTAGTATAGCTAATAATTCCTTTTTGTTGTAAACGCTGCATTAAGGCTAAAAGTTCCTGTTCACTAGTTTTTGCCTTCCTTGTTATAAGATTAGTATTAATAGCTGTTTCCATATCAAATATACCTGCATAATTTCTTAAAATAGCAAGAACCATCTCCTCATCTGCAGGATTAAGGCTTGTATAACGCAATACTTCTTTACTTGACACCAGAAACTGAAGTGTAATACTTTCTGAAAATTGTTTAGATAATGTAATGATACTTTGCCTATCTAAAAACTGAAGCGCATTATATGTTTTTACAACAGAAAATTTATATTGCCAGCAAAAGGCATTAAGGTTAAAAGGGAAAGTTTGCCCTATACCTTCACCATAGGCTATTTGTAAATAACTATTTAATCGAGAATATACATTTTTTAAAAACTTTCTATCTGGCAAGACTTCTATAAACTGATTTTGAGTAACTACAATATCCGACTTATTTATAAGCAATATAGCAAATGATTTTTCGCCGTTTCGCCCTACTCTACCTGCTTCCTGATAATAGTTTTCTGGATTTTCTGGAAGTTGTATATGAATAACTGTTTTCACATTAACCTTATCTATCCCCATACCAAAAGCATTAGTAGCTACTATTACTTGCACTTTTTCTTGCATCCAAGCCTTCATATTGGCTTCTTTTTCTTTTTCTCTAAGCCCGCCATGATAATAAGTCGCTTTATACCCTAACGATTGGAGTTGTTGCGAAACATCGTGACACGACTTTCTATTACGAACATATATAATAGAGGGTTCAGGATTTTTAGTGAGTATTTGTTGTAAACGATGTAGTTTGTCTTCGGTTTCAAAAACCATGTAGGCTATATTCTCTCTAAAGAATGATTTTTTATATACAATAGGGGTTTCTAATCCTAAATTTGTTACAATATCATCTTGCACTCTTTTTGTAGCCGATGCTGTTAGGGCTAGAAAAGGAACATAGGGCAAATGTTTTTTTAATTCAGATATTTTTAAATACGCTGGTCTAAAATCATGCCCCCATTGCGACACACAATGCGCTTCATCTATAGCAACAAGATTTATATGCAATTCTTTTATACGTTCTATGATCCAATCGGCTTGTAACCTCTCAGGCGAAACATACAGAAATTTATAATCTCCAAATTTACAATTATCTAATTGATCGCTTATAGCATCGGGAGACAAGCCTCCTGTTAACGCAATAGCTTTAATACCACGTTGAGACAAATTAGCAACCTGATCTTTCATTAAAGCTATAAGAGGAGATACCACTAAACAAATCCCCGGTTTTATTAATGCAGGTATTTGAAAGCATATAGATTTTCCTCCACCTGTAGGCATTAAAGCAAAAGTATCTTTTCCTTCGAGTACCGATTGGATTATTTCTCCCTGCGGATCGCGAAAGTTATCATGCTGCCAGTACTTTTTTAGAATCTCAAGAGGTTGTTGCATATAAATTATGAAAGATGCTCCAATATAAAAAGAATTCTGTTATCTAGAGTATCTTTTGGAACTTCTATTAATTGATAACCATAACTTTTATATGTTTCTTGCAAATGAGTAGCAATCAATTCTGCTTGCTCATAGCTTTCATAACGAGCTTCATCGGCGGTATATATTTCGCGCCAAGGCGGTAAAAAGAATATTTTAGTATATCTATATTCTTTACAAACATCATCAAAAAAAGACGGATAAGCATCGCCAATGTAATGCATATAAGCCAAAACATCGGGCAACCCTCTATCTATAAATACGATATCACTTTCATCATTAACAGCAGAGGTATACTGCTTTTTTCTACCTTCGAGTAGAAGTTCACTAAAAAGCAACGGCTTTTCTAAAAACAGTTGTTCTATACCTTGTTTACGCGCCTCGAGGGTAACTTCACGTGAAATTTCAGGATAGCAAGTATGTCCTTTTTTTTCAAGATACTCTATAAGACTCGTTTTCCCAGAGCCTGGTCCGCCAATTATTATTATTATTTCTTTAGCCACAATTTTTATATAAGGAGCAAATTTACTTAAACCTATTTTATAATAAAAGTGTTATATACAATAGAATAAATATGGAATAAAATCATTCAATTTTTTTATACCTATATGCATCATAGACGTTAGGCTATAGTAATTTTAAAAACTACACTTTAAATATATATCTAATACCTAATCAAACACTTATACACAAAACAAATAACAATTCATTTATTAATTGTTAACCTAAAAAAAATATACAAATATTTTTTTATACTAAATATATACATATATTTGTTTTAGAAATAAACCCAAAAGTATGAGAAAGTTATTTTTAAATTTGTATGTTTTTATTTTCCTAATAGCAAGTGATTATACCTTGTTTGCTCAACCAAGTGATCAGGATGGTACTGGTGACGGAGATGGTGGTGTAGAAGATGGTGGTGACCCTGTAGCACCAATTAACGGTAAAATTATAGTACTAGCAATTGTAGCTATTAGTTTTGCTTATTATTACTTTTCGAAAAGAAGAGAAGAAAAACAACTTACTTCAAACTAATTTCTATAATTGAAGCTATAAGTACTAAAAAAAGGGTTTTATAAAACCCTTTTTTTAGTACTTATAGCTTAGTATTCGATTTTTTAATCTGCAAATCGTTCAAGAATACTATACTCATTACTCAACTCAATGTAGTAACAACCATTAGGCACCTCTACATCCAATTCGGATATTTCATATTCTGAATAACCTCTTTGTTTCAACTCTTTACTAGTATTCATAATTGCGGGCTCATCGCCTACATAATACAAATCATCATCAGAGTGAATAATTTCAGATATAGTACCTGAAATACCATAATCCATAGCGTTATAGTGCAACTCTTTTTCAAGCTCATCATCAGATAGCTTGTTTACCCAAGATTTAAGATCTTTTAATTTCATTAGCTAATAAAGTTAATTTTTAGGGAGCGGGGGCTCATTAAAATAATGCTGCAAATATAATTAATATAATAGTAATCTAATACAATATTAAAACAAATCTGCACAACAAAAAACAGTAACATTCAGATTGTGAGTATATAGTATTTTTTTAAATCAAAAAAACCAACATCTAATTAAAACACTATACTAGAACCAAACCCTTGCTTAATTCATTACGGCATAAATTTTGATTAAAAAATATTCAATTATGAATATGAAAAAAATTGACTACAAACATATTGCCTTCCATACTATAGTTGCTTTTTATTTCATCTGGTTTATTATTTTTGTCATTCTAAATAGTATGGCATTAATAAACGCTTTTGGAGTAATTAATACTATCCTAAACAATATATTAACTACACTTATTTTATTAAACTTTTTTATGGGTGTAGCTCTTTTCTTTGTATTCAAATTATTTCAGAACAAATCAGTATTAGATAAAATTATACGATATAGCTTTATTATTGCATCTGTCCTATCTATAATTACCATTTTAACCCTAAAGTTTAAAACATAATAAAATCGTCAATTACAGTTACAAATTATAAAAATAATAAACAGCAATAAACTTAAATTATAAAGTGACATCTTTAATAAATAGCAGCACGACTTATTTTTTTCAGTAAAAATAGTATGCTAATTGGTTTTTTAGGGAAGTTACTATGTAAAGCGTATATTTGCCTATAATTTACTTATACATGGACAACAAAAGTGAAGAATTTTACAAAAGGCTAAAACAAGAATTATCAGATTCAACAATTTGGCCATCAGAATATTTATTTAAATTTATCGTTCCAACAAATCCTGAAAAGATATTAAAAGTAGAGAATACTTTTAACGGAATGGGAGCTGTTATAAAAACTACTAAATCTAAAAACGAAAAATATACCAGTATCTCTATAAATGTAAAAATGGTAAGCGCACAATCTGTAATAGATAAGTATATAGAACTTTCAGAGATTGAAGGTATAATCTCACTATAATTTTTTCAAAAACTAATATGCAATATACACCGGAAGAAGCAGTAAACTCATTAGAGTATAATTCCGAAAGGACTCACTTAATAATACCCGAGTATGGAAGGCACTTGCAAAAACTAATTGACCAAGCCGCGGCCATAGAGGACAAAGAAGAACGAAACAAAGCTGCAAAATATATAATATCAGTAATGGGTAACCTCAACCCTCATCTACGCGATGTACCTGATTTTCAGCACAAACTTTGGGATCAAATATTTATAATGTCTGACTTCAATCTGGATGTAGATTCACCCTACCCTATTCCTTCTAAAGAAATGTTAGAAGAAAAGCCTGAAAGGCTTGCCTACCCTCAAAATTTCCCTAAGTATCGTTTTTATGGCAACAATATTAAATACATGATAGATGTAGCCAATAAATGGGAAGACGGAGAGCTTAAAAACGCACTTATTATGGTTATAGCTAACCATATGAAAAAATCATTTTTAAGCTGGAACAAAGACACTGTTAAAGATGATGTTATCTTTCAACATCTGTTAGAATTATCAGGAGGAAAAATAGATCTTTTAAAAAGCGAAGAAGAGCTTTCTACCTCTTCTGATTTAATGAAGGTAAATAAAAAGCTAAGTAATAAAACACAGTTTGGCACTATAAAACCTAAATCTCATCGATCTAACTCTGGTGGAAAAAATAACCAAAATAATAAAAACAGAAAATCCTAATTCTTTAAAACAACATGGGAACATTTAAAATTGAAGGAGGGCTACAGCTACATGGCGAAATTACACCGCAGGGAGCAAAAAATGAAGCATTACAGGTATTATGTGCTGTATTACTAACTCCTGAGAAAGTAACTATAACCAATATACCCGATATAATTGATGTTAATAAGCTTATAGCATTACTAAGTAACCTTGGTGTAAAAGTAGAAAAACTGGCACACGGTTCTTATACTTTTCAAGCCAAAGATGTTAATATAAAACATCTTGAATCAGAGGCTTTTAAAGAAGAAGGTAAAGCATTGAGAGGTTCTATTATGTTGGTTGGTCCCTTACTTGCACGTTTTGGTAAAGGGTATATCCCTAAGCCTGGAGGCGACAAAATTGGGCGAAGAAGACTAGACACACACTTTGAAGGATTTATAAATCTAGGTGCTACATTCCGTTATAATAAAGAAGATTCTTTTTACGGAGTAGAAGCTGAAAGACTTAAGGGTACTTATATGCTTCTAGACGAAGCATCTGTTACAGGAACTGCTAACATTGTTATGGCTGCTGTACTTGCCGAAGGTAAAACTTCTATATATAATGCTGCTTGTGAGCCTTACTTGCAACAATTATGCAAAATGCTTAACAGCATGGGAGCTAAAATTACAGGTATAGGTTCTAATCTATTACATATAGAAGGTGTAGAAAAGCTTGGTGGTTGCGAGCACAGAATATTACCTGATATGATTGAAATAGGTAGCTGGATAGGTCTTGCTGCCATGACCCAGAGTGAAATAACTATTAAAAATGTAAGTTGGGATA comes from the Flavobacterium arcticum genome and includes:
- a CDS encoding RecQ family ATP-dependent DNA helicase, which produces MQQPLEILKKYWQHDNFRDPQGEIIQSVLEGKDTFALMPTGGGKSICFQIPALIKPGICLVVSPLIALMKDQVANLSQRGIKAIALTGGLSPDAISDQLDNCKFGDYKFLYVSPERLQADWIIERIKELHINLVAIDEAHCVSQWGHDFRPAYLKISELKKHLPYVPFLALTASATKRVQDDIVTNLGLETPIVYKKSFFRENIAYMVFETEDKLHRLQQILTKNPEPSIIYVRNRKSCHDVSQQLQSLGYKATYYHGGLREKEKEANMKAWMQEKVQVIVATNAFGMGIDKVNVKTVIHIQLPENPENYYQEAGRVGRNGEKSFAILLINKSDIVVTQNQFIEVLPDRKFLKNVYSRLNSYLQIAYGEGIGQTFPFNLNAFCWQYKFSVVKTYNALQFLDRQSIITLSKQFSESITLQFLVSSKEVLRYTSLNPADEEMVLAILRNYAGIFDMETAINTNLITRKAKTSEQELLALMQRLQQKGIISYTSKGADSSLTFNEIREDDLTINRVAVFLEQQNKIKLQQFETIVHYATNTNRCKSRLLLDYFDEEKSKDCGICSYCITKNKKSRNIIDLAQSVLQLLEKGSCNSREIEQKLELSSQETIYVLQLLLENEKIKLNTNNQYIIK
- a CDS encoding AAA family ATPase, translated to MAKEIIIIIGGPGSGKTSLIEYLEKKGHTCYPEISREVTLEARKQGIEQLFLEKPLLFSELLLEGRKKQYTSAVNDESDIVFIDRGLPDVLAYMHYIGDAYPSFFDDVCKEYRYTKIFFLPPWREIYTADEARYESYEQAELIATHLQETYKSYGYQLIEVPKDTLDNRILFILEHLS
- a CDS encoding DUF493 family protein produces the protein MDNKSEEFYKRLKQELSDSTIWPSEYLFKFIVPTNPEKILKVENTFNGMGAVIKTTKSKNEKYTSISINVKMVSAQSVIDKYIELSEIEGIISL
- a CDS encoding DUF4290 domain-containing protein, which translates into the protein MQYTPEEAVNSLEYNSERTHLIIPEYGRHLQKLIDQAAAIEDKEERNKAAKYIISVMGNLNPHLRDVPDFQHKLWDQIFIMSDFNLDVDSPYPIPSKEMLEEKPERLAYPQNFPKYRFYGNNIKYMIDVANKWEDGELKNALIMVIANHMKKSFLSWNKDTVKDDVIFQHLLELSGGKIDLLKSEEELSTSSDLMKVNKKLSNKTQFGTIKPKSHRSNSGGKNNQNNKNRKS
- the murA gene encoding UDP-N-acetylglucosamine 1-carboxyvinyltransferase → MGTFKIEGGLQLHGEITPQGAKNEALQVLCAVLLTPEKVTITNIPDIIDVNKLIALLSNLGVKVEKLAHGSYTFQAKDVNIKHLESEAFKEEGKALRGSIMLVGPLLARFGKGYIPKPGGDKIGRRRLDTHFEGFINLGATFRYNKEDSFYGVEAERLKGTYMLLDEASVTGTANIVMAAVLAEGKTSIYNAACEPYLQQLCKMLNSMGAKITGIGSNLLHIEGVEKLGGCEHRILPDMIEIGSWIGLAAMTQSEITIKNVSWDNLGVIPNTFRKLGITLERRGDDIFIPKHPDGYEIQNYIDGSILTISDAPWPGFTPDLLSIILVIATQARGSVLIHQKMFESRLFFTDRLIDMGAKIILCDPHRATVIGHDFKSQLKGVKMSSPDIRAGVSLLIAALSAKGTSIIQNSEQIDRGYERIDERLKALGAKIERID